Proteins encoded by one window of Modestobacter marinus:
- a CDS encoding acetyl-CoA hydrolase/transferase family protein, with protein sequence MDTGRIRNAALARKVVPADAAAALIRPGDTLGMSGFTGAGHPKAVPELLAQRITAAHAAGEEFRVDLWTGASTAPELDGALAAADAIGLRLPYQSDPVARQKINAGEIDYVDVHLSHVAQLAWEGFLGPLDVAVVEVSGITEDGHLVPSSSVGNNKTWLDLADRVVLEVDSWQPAGLDGMHDVYYGTALPPNRRPVQLTRPGDRIGVPHLRVDPDKVVAVVETHAPDRNTPFSEPDDVARSIAGHLIEYLEHQVARGRLPAELLPLQSGVGNVANAVLSGLQESRFEQLTAYTEVVQDGMLDLLRSGTLVSASATAFSLSPAAITEFEAQIDEFRDRILLRPQEISNHPEIVRRLGVLAMNGMIEADLYGNVNSTHLMGSRIQNGIGGSGDFARNAYVSFFLTPSTAKGGAISSIVPMVSHVDHTEHDVSVVVTEHGLADLRGLPPRKRAQLVIDECAHPDYRPLLTDYYERAERSAYGRHTPHLLTEALSWHTRYLETGSMLPG encoded by the coding sequence ATGGACACCGGTCGCATCCGCAACGCAGCGCTGGCCCGCAAGGTGGTGCCGGCCGACGCGGCGGCCGCGCTCATCCGGCCCGGCGACACGCTCGGCATGAGCGGGTTCACCGGCGCCGGCCACCCGAAGGCGGTCCCGGAGCTGCTGGCCCAGCGGATCACCGCCGCGCACGCCGCCGGCGAGGAGTTCCGGGTCGACCTGTGGACCGGGGCCTCCACCGCACCGGAGCTGGACGGCGCGCTGGCCGCCGCCGACGCCATCGGGCTGCGACTGCCCTACCAGTCCGACCCGGTCGCCCGGCAGAAGATCAACGCCGGGGAGATCGACTACGTCGACGTCCACCTGTCCCACGTGGCCCAGCTGGCGTGGGAGGGCTTCCTCGGCCCGCTGGACGTCGCCGTCGTCGAGGTCAGCGGGATCACCGAGGACGGGCACCTCGTCCCGTCGTCCTCGGTCGGGAACAACAAGACCTGGCTGGACCTCGCCGACCGGGTCGTGCTGGAGGTCGACAGCTGGCAGCCGGCCGGGCTGGACGGCATGCACGACGTCTACTACGGGACGGCGCTGCCCCCGAACCGCCGGCCGGTGCAGCTCACCCGGCCCGGCGACCGGATCGGGGTGCCGCACCTGCGGGTCGACCCGGACAAGGTCGTCGCCGTCGTCGAGACCCACGCCCCGGACCGGAACACCCCGTTCAGCGAACCCGACGACGTCGCCCGCTCCATCGCCGGGCACCTGATCGAGTACCTGGAGCACCAGGTGGCCCGCGGCCGGCTGCCGGCCGAGCTGCTGCCGCTGCAGTCCGGCGTCGGGAACGTGGCCAACGCCGTGCTGTCCGGGCTGCAGGAGTCCCGGTTCGAGCAGCTGACCGCCTACACCGAGGTGGTGCAGGACGGCATGCTCGACCTGCTGCGCTCGGGCACGCTGGTCTCCGCCTCGGCCACCGCGTTCTCGCTCAGCCCCGCGGCGATCACCGAGTTCGAGGCGCAGATCGACGAGTTCCGCGACCGGATCCTGCTGCGGCCGCAGGAGATCAGCAACCACCCGGAGATAGTCCGCCGGCTGGGGGTGCTGGCGATGAACGGGATGATCGAGGCCGACCTGTACGGCAACGTGAACTCCACGCACCTGATGGGCAGCCGGATCCAGAACGGGATCGGCGGCTCGGGGGACTTCGCCCGCAACGCCTACGTCTCGTTCTTCCTCACCCCGTCGACGGCCAAGGGCGGCGCGATCTCCTCGATCGTGCCGATGGTGTCCCACGTCGACCACACCGAGCACGACGTGTCGGTCGTCGTCACCGAGCACGGGCTCGCCGACCTGCGGGGCCTGCCGCCGCGCAAGCGGGCGCAGCTGGTGATCGACGAGTGCGCCCACCCGGACTACCGGCCGCTGCTGACCGACTACTACGAGCGGGCCGAGCGCAGCGCGTACGGCCGGCACACCCCGCACCTGCTCACCGAGGCGTTGAGCTGGCACACCCGCTACCTCGAGACCGGCAGCATGCTGCCCGGCTGA